Below is a genomic region from Triticum dicoccoides isolate Atlit2015 ecotype Zavitan chromosome 5A, WEW_v2.0, whole genome shotgun sequence.
gaccaggagtagtttaggaggatcccaggcaggaggcctgcgcctctttcgatctgtatcccagtttgtgctagccttcttaaggcaaacttgtttaacttatgtctgtactcagatattgttgcttccgctgactcgtctatgatcgagcacttgtattcgagccctcgaggcccctggcttgtattatgatgcttgtatgacttatttatgttttagagttgtgttgtgatatcttcccgtgagtccctgatcttgatcgtacacatttgcgtgcatgattagtgtacgattaaatcgggggcgtcacagcgtgGCAGGACTAGATTGGGTTGGTTACTTGGTTTGGGTGCGTGCGCGGCGCACGGGACGGGAGGAGTGATGAGACGGGGCTGTTTGgttaactttgccaaagattgccacatctaaggttaggcaagtttaatCAATTtagatgagtgtttggttcaagccacactttAGGTAAGCCATATTTGGGCCCCACATGGTATACATTTAAAACGTGTGGCAAGAtttccttaggcttgccaacttatagctctcattttgatgaactaaccttaagcaagcttggcaaaaatgtgtggcaaagtatggCAATGCTAGTCCTAGAACTAAACAGTCTCAAATTCTCTCTCACCTGGACGTCACCCACCCAACCAATATGCGCGTGAGACGAGCCCACCGGTCATTGGGCAGAAAAATGAATCCCGGGGTGAAAAACAATTAACCGCAAGCGAAAATCCAACGGCTCAGATGTGCCAGAAGGCAGATCAGACGGTCACAGACGGCTCAATCGAGGGAGCATCTGGAGGTAAGTTGGCTAGAGTCCTTATAtgttgctccctccgttccgaattacttgtcctaGATATGGAtatatttagatgtattttagttttaaataCATCCAATCCTGCTACAAGTAATTTGATAGAATTATCGATGCATGCAATCCTCCTGGTACTACCGTCCATGGAGCACAATGGGCTGAGCATGCCCTGTCACCGGCCTCAGCTCCCATCCTTcatcacccacccacccaccccggcACCGGGCCACAGCTTCCACGTGCAACCTCCTGCCCCACGCGCCATCCTTCAACCCCTGCAGCTGCAATCAATCAGTCGTCACTCTCCGGACACCAGTGAGCCGTGCCCGTCTTCTCCTACCTCCAAACTCCTCGCGCTCCTCGCTGCACACACACTTATCTTTCCAACTCACACTTTCTCCCTCTTTGCTTCGCTCGCTGCTTCTTCTCTTGTTTCCTTTTCTCGTCTCTATCCAACTCCCACTCTGCCACCTATAAATTCCAACCACCATTGAATTGAGTCGATTGCGCAGAATTCTTGCAGCTGATCGCGCCGGAAGCTCGCATCGTACGAGATAGTGCGTGTACCTAGATAGTCACGTACATACACATGGCCGCGTGGCTGGCGCGCCGGGCCGCCAGGAGGCTCGCTGGCGAGCTGCGCAGCCGTGGACCAGGGCCGTGGCCCTTGAGCTGGTCGACGGTGCCGGTTCTCGGGGTGCCATCAGGGGACCAAAGCAGGGGGTTCTGCTCCGTCCGGCGCTTCGCAGGAgatagcgccgccgccgctgccatcgaGGAGCCGGAGAATGGACTTGCCGCAGGCGATCTGCAGGTATCTGTGCACTCGTATGTTGTGGTACATACAGTAGGACGGCCGCTTCTAGACATGTGTGTAGAATTGTCAGGATAAACTAGTAGTGATACGTAGTACCACGAATATTTAGGACGCTCTGGTTTTGAAAATTACAttatatttcccgcaaaaaaatacaTTATATATATGCAACAGGGAAGGTAAACCCCTTCCTCAGAAAACAAACATTCAGGATGCTGCGCCTAGGATCATGTGATCTTTCTCCTTGATTAAAGAAAATTTAGTGTGGATATCATCGTGATTCTCACTTGGAAAGAGCATCCTGTATACACGTGATTACTATATATGCTTCTAATATTCCTAAGAAACGAGACAACTTTAACACATGACAATTGTGGATAGAATTGACAACAAGTAGTAAAGTAAGCAGATAAGGAAGGACGTGTCATTGAGTCAATAGGCTGGTGGGACTTCACTTCAGGTTTAGTAAGCTCACACGGCTTCTTTTCTCTTGcgtgttttatttatttataattccTGTGATGTCACTCCGTGTCAACTGATGAGACAAATTATTACGAGTCCCTGCTGGTAAAGTAAAACAATGTTGATATTGCCATGGTCAATCGTTGTCAACGAATAAAATAGTCCATTGCCTTGCCTCCAAGGTCAGTTAGACTAACCCGGttgtgcttccaaatttatttcgaGGAGATTTTATACATTCATTCTTCTGGGGCCACCAATGGTTTTCCCCATGCACAACTAACTTAATTTTGATTGTTACCAACGCAGTTTGTAGATTTCCCTGGAGGAAAGCTTTCCTTTGTTGGTGAAATGAATTTCCTGCCAGAGTCGCAAATGGAAAGGATTAATTGTTACCGTGTTCTTGACGATGATGGTGGGACTATATACAGCAGTAGATTCCAAGAGGTGTAGTACCGCCATTGCCATTGCCATTGCTCCACGACTGAATAATTTTGTTCTGAAGCATGTCTCTCATTCTTGTCAGGTCAGTAAGGAGTTGGCTCTGAAAATGTACAGTAACATGGTCACCCTCCAGATTATGGACACAATCTTCTACGAAGCTCAGAGGCAGGGAAGAATTTCCTTCTATCTAACTTCCAATGGTGAAGAAGCAATCAACATAGCCTCTGCTGCTGCGCTTAGTGCTCAAGACATTGTACTACCTCAGGTGCATATCATCTGCTCCAAAAAAGAATGTTAGTGCTGAATAGTATTGATTTTACTTACTTTTCTTTTCTTGGCCGGAAATTTTGGAGCCAAATGAAGTACAGGGAGCCCGGTGTTCTTCTATGGCGTGGCTTCACACTGCAAGAATTTGCAAACCAGTTGTTTGGGAACAAGCTGGATTACGGTAAAGGCAGGCAGATGCCAATACATTACGGATCAAACCGTCTGAATTATTTCACAGTCTCATCGCCTATCGCGTAAGTATGAAatacttccttctccttccttttcggaaaagaaaaaaaaatgaaatacTTCCTCCTTCCTTtctgaaaaaagaaaagaaaaaagaaaaatgttgTGCAAGTGAAGCTGAGATTTATCCTTGTTGGCAATTGATCAGCACTCAGCTCCCTCAAGCTGTTGGCGCTGCCTATTCTCTCAAGATGGACAAGAAGAAGGCATGTGCCATCACGTATTTTGGCGATGGTGGCACGAGCGAGGTAGATGAACAATCATTGGTTGCTTACTTACAACTTGTAACCAGATCTCTCTAAGAGCTGAAAAACGTCAGGGAGACTTCCATGCCGCGCTCAACTTCGCTGCTGTCACGGAAGCGCCAGTGATCTTCTTCTGCCGCAACAATGGCTGGGCAATCAGCACCCCAACCGCCGAACAGTTCAGAAGTATGAATTGTGCCTCTGCTCAATCATACAAGGGAATATTGGCACGGCACTGTATAAAACCCAACTACTCTTGCAGGTGATGGAGTTGTTACCCGCGGTCAGGCCTACGGAATACGTAGTATCAGGGTAGACGGCAACGATACTCTTGCTGTGTACAGTACAGTCCACACCGCCCGGGAAATGGCTATAACTGAAGGAAGGCCTATTTTAATCGAGGTGCACAATAGTATAGTTTAACAAAATTTCAGAATATACCATTTGCTGAGAGTACTTTACTGAGTAGAAAGCTTTCAGGCTATGACCTATCGAGTCGGCCATCACTCGACATCCGACGATTCAACCAAGTACAGGCCGGCTGATGAGATGGAGCATTGGCGAACAGCGAGGGATCCCGTCTCCAGGTACAGAAAATGGGTTCAGGGGAATGGATGGTGGTGCGACACTCAAGAGTCTGAACTCAGGAACAATGTGCGGCAAGAGGTAATGTAATATTGGTGTTGCAGAAAGGTGGATCTGGATCTCTGTAATGCATTTAGTTTTCATACATGACCAACTGAAACTGTTAGCTCATTTCTGTGTAGCTCCTGCAAGCCATTCAGGTGGCCGAGAGGATGCCAAAACACG
It encodes:
- the LOC119300771 gene encoding 2-oxoisovalerate dehydrogenase subunit alpha 2, mitochondrial-like, with amino-acid sequence MAAWLARRAARRLAGELRSRGPGPWPLSWSTVPVLGVPSGDQSRGFCSVRRFAGDSAAAAAIEEPENGLAAGDLQFVDFPGGKLSFVGEMNFLPESQMERINCYRVLDDDGGTIYSSRFQEVSKELALKMYSNMVTLQIMDTIFYEAQRQGRISFYLTSNGEEAINIASAAALSAQDIVLPQYREPGVLLWRGFTLQEFANQLFGNKLDYGKGRQMPIHYGSNRLNYFTVSSPIATQLPQAVGAAYSLKMDKKKACAITYFGDGGTSEGDFHAALNFAAVTEAPVIFFCRNNGWAISTPTAEQFRSDGVVTRGQAYGIRSIRVDGNDTLAVYSTVHTAREMAITEGRPILIEAMTYRVGHHSTSDDSTKYRPADEMEHWRTARDPVSRYRKWVQGNGWWCDTQESELRNNVRQELLQAIQVAERMPKHGLAELFTDVYDQMPSNLREQERSLLDTIKKHSAEYPADVPV